One Kaistella polysaccharea DNA segment encodes these proteins:
- a CDS encoding NAD(P)H-dependent flavin oxidoreductase yields the protein MSSFLDFGVAKKMKEMSEKQNKITSLFNIKYPIIQGGMIWHSGWRLASAVSNNGGLGLIGAGSMYPDILRENIQKCKAATNKPFGVNVPMLYPNLEEVIQIILEEGVKIIFTSAGNPKTYTETLKKEGLKVAHVVSSTKFAMKCEDAGVDAIVAEGFEAGGHNGRDETTTFCLIPNVKQHISKPLIAAGGIALGSQMKAAMILGADGVQIGSRFAATVEASSHDSWKDKIISLDEGDTHLTLKELAPVRMVKNKFFHDLEKLYDTGRNVEALKETLGRARSKRGMFEGDLIEGELEIGQVSALIKEILPVEKVFENLLREYRSANSFVL from the coding sequence ATGAGTAGTTTTTTAGATTTTGGCGTGGCCAAAAAAATGAAAGAAATGAGTGAGAAACAAAATAAGATCACCAGCTTATTTAACATAAAATATCCTATAATTCAGGGTGGAATGATTTGGCATTCCGGGTGGCGCTTGGCTTCTGCAGTTTCTAATAACGGCGGTTTAGGTTTAATCGGAGCGGGAAGTATGTATCCCGATATTCTCCGTGAAAACATTCAGAAATGTAAAGCGGCAACCAACAAACCATTTGGGGTGAATGTTCCGATGCTTTATCCGAATTTAGAAGAAGTTATTCAGATTATTTTAGAAGAAGGCGTGAAGATTATTTTCACTTCTGCCGGAAATCCGAAAACCTATACAGAAACATTAAAAAAAGAAGGTCTAAAAGTCGCTCACGTCGTTTCCTCTACTAAGTTTGCCATGAAATGTGAAGATGCCGGCGTGGACGCAATTGTTGCGGAAGGATTCGAAGCCGGCGGCCATAACGGACGTGATGAAACCACCACGTTCTGTCTGATTCCAAATGTAAAACAACATATTTCAAAACCGCTCATCGCCGCGGGAGGAATCGCTTTGGGTTCCCAAATGAAAGCCGCCATGATTCTTGGCGCTGATGGTGTTCAGATCGGCTCCCGTTTTGCCGCAACAGTTGAGGCAAGTTCGCATGATTCGTGGAAAGATAAAATAATTTCTTTAGATGAAGGCGATACCCATTTAACTTTGAAAGAACTCGCGCCGGTAAGAATGGTCAAGAATAAATTTTTCCATGATTTAGAAAAACTCTACGATACCGGGCGAAACGTTGAAGCTTTAAAAGAAACCCTCGGCAGAGCCAGATCGAAACGCGGCATGTTTGAAGGTGATTTAATAGAAGGCGAATTAGAAATCGGGCAGGTTTCCGCTTTAATTAAAGAAATTTTACCTGTTGAAAAAGTTTTTGAAAATTTACTGCGAGAATATCGGTCAGCAAATTCCTTCGTTTTGTAG
- a CDS encoding DEAD/DEAH box helicase yields MPRLISDLGIIKKLQNALTDLEITVATDIQEQVIPVILEQTEDLVALAKTGTGKTAAFGLPLLQLVEPDNATIQTLILSPTRELSQQIYNNLKDLGKYMPEVSIVLLTGGNTVKSQVEELKSTPQIIVATPGRFLDLLEKGEVDIKSLKNLVLDEADEMFQALKEDLMSILKAVPKNRRTYLFSATMPGELKDIVHNYMSKNAVSINSDMATIGHEGIYHQYIVVDPIEKLDVLLHFLNSQEGGRGIIFCKTKAAVNKLAKNLAIRKISSGALHGSLTQGIRDRIMDQFREGYIDILVATDLVARGIDVKELAYVVNYHLPDTPEAYVHRSGRTGRAGAKGLSMTIIQEEEVKEIADFEQELGIKFHPVKKADASAIEWNNTLVWAKKVFKTKPNREVPEEIRQQVKTIFHHLTKEELVDKVLSNYLAENSK; encoded by the coding sequence ATGCCCAGACTCATCTCCGATTTAGGAATTATCAAAAAACTTCAAAACGCTTTAACCGATTTAGAAATTACGGTGGCGACTGATATTCAGGAACAGGTGATTCCCGTCATTCTAGAGCAGACTGAAGATTTGGTGGCGCTGGCAAAAACGGGAACGGGTAAAACTGCCGCTTTCGGATTGCCGCTTTTACAGTTGGTGGAGCCTGATAATGCGACCATACAAACTTTGATTTTATCACCGACCAGAGAGTTGAGTCAACAGATTTATAACAACCTAAAGGATTTAGGAAAATATATGCCTGAGGTTTCCATTGTTTTATTAACAGGCGGAAACACCGTGAAATCACAAGTTGAAGAGTTGAAATCGACTCCCCAAATTATTGTGGCAACACCAGGTCGTTTTTTAGATTTGCTGGAGAAAGGTGAAGTCGATATTAAATCGCTAAAAAACTTGGTTTTAGATGAAGCCGACGAAATGTTCCAGGCATTGAAAGAAGATTTAATGTCGATCCTGAAAGCGGTTCCTAAAAACCGACGTACGTATTTATTCAGTGCGACCATGCCGGGCGAGCTGAAAGATATCGTTCATAATTATATGTCGAAAAATGCGGTTTCCATAAATTCTGATATGGCGACGATTGGGCATGAAGGTATTTATCATCAATATATCGTGGTCGATCCGATCGAGAAATTAGATGTGCTTTTGCACTTTTTGAATTCGCAGGAAGGCGGAAGAGGAATTATCTTCTGCAAAACCAAAGCAGCCGTAAATAAATTAGCAAAAAATTTAGCGATCCGTAAAATCTCATCCGGCGCATTGCACGGAAGTTTGACGCAGGGAATTCGGGACCGAATTATGGATCAGTTTCGTGAAGGTTATATCGATATTTTGGTAGCAACCGACTTGGTGGCACGTGGAATTGATGTGAAAGAACTGGCGTACGTTGTGAATTATCATTTGCCTGACACCCCTGAAGCTTATGTTCACCGCAGCGGCAGAACGGGAAGAGCGGGTGCAAAAGGACTTTCGATGACGATTATTCAGGAAGAGGAAGTGAAAGAAATCGCTGATTTTGAGCAAGAATTAGGCATTAAATTTCATCCGGTTAAAAAAGCAGACGCATCAGCTATCGAATGGAATAATACTTTGGTTTGGGCGAAGAAGGTATTTAAAACAAAACCAAACCGCGAAGTTCCAGAAGAAATAAGACAGCAAGTGAAAACGATTTTTCACCATTTGACGAAAGAAGAATTGGTGGATAAAGTTCTTTCAAATTATCTAGCGGAGAACAGTAAATAG
- a CDS encoding cupin domain-containing protein, which yields MKTASLRNDLNYNEDKVAVTVMMETESSKEIRILFRKGQTMKEHKAGFPITVEIHEGTIEFGVQGEKMSLKAGDLISLEANVPHDLLAQEDSIVRLTLSKFDTIERVKKVIE from the coding sequence ATGAAAACAGCCTCGTTAAGAAATGACCTCAATTACAACGAAGATAAAGTTGCCGTGACGGTGATGATGGAAACTGAATCATCAAAAGAGATACGAATCCTTTTTAGAAAAGGGCAAACAATGAAGGAGCATAAAGCCGGTTTTCCAATTACAGTGGAGATTCACGAAGGAACAATTGAATTTGGTGTTCAGGGCGAAAAAATGTCGCTAAAAGCAGGTGATTTGATTTCTCTGGAAGCCAATGTTCCGCACGATTTACTGGCCCAGGAAGACAGTATTGTAAGATTAACTTTATCGAAATTTGATACCATCGAAAGAGTAAAAAAAGTAATTGAATAA
- a CDS encoding alpha/beta fold hydrolase, whose product MKLKLQFIFFLLLSFFLVKSQTIIQGVIKNEENKTLSYCAIGIKDTNVGAITDERGFYKISIPNEFQNENVIITAEGYLEQTFNFLELKENPNVILKFKTENIKEVFLTAKKLKEKTIGQKSRPIITFSKMFDKNVPTIEQGNIFEIYKKTKLNYFSFHIIPSSKFEQITLKLNIYSVKNSLPDRSILNENIIFKTSSTGWQIIDLLKYKLIFNNLDKIAITLQLVDYNPIDNEDFVFGISAKKSLSENLIFKYQSQSQWKKSEGTFLTNINVGYEKKGQTNFDYKIINEEPTENHIEKELISFYKGREAGIKTIYGRNTNGRYIKLDHAKIYYEEYGSGEPLILLEGNNGIISDFYNQIPYFTKQFKVIAIDTRAQGKSLDFAKNNYGYEKLADDLLQIIKELKLGKVNIVGWSDGGITGLIFNAKNHDLVNKLVTIGANTNPQGVKDELMQSIKQGYENSKDEKEKRRLNLMINYPNITIDDLKKIKNPVLILAGDDDDIKQEHTVQIAEMIDNAKLEIIENSTHNIPFEQPGILNKKILDFLKK is encoded by the coding sequence ATGAAACTGAAATTGCAATTTATCTTCTTCTTATTATTGTCTTTCTTTTTAGTTAAATCTCAAACCATTATTCAGGGGGTTATAAAAAACGAGGAAAACAAAACTTTATCGTATTGTGCTATTGGTATTAAAGATACAAATGTAGGTGCAATTACAGATGAAAGAGGATTTTACAAAATAAGTATTCCAAATGAATTTCAAAATGAAAATGTAATCATAACGGCAGAAGGTTATCTGGAGCAAACATTTAATTTTTTAGAGTTAAAAGAAAATCCGAACGTTATTCTAAAATTTAAAACTGAGAATATTAAAGAAGTTTTTTTAACCGCAAAAAAATTAAAAGAAAAAACGATTGGTCAGAAATCTCGTCCCATTATAACTTTTTCAAAAATGTTTGATAAGAATGTACCAACCATTGAACAGGGAAATATTTTTGAAATTTATAAAAAAACAAAATTAAATTATTTCAGTTTCCACATAATACCAAGTTCGAAGTTTGAACAAATAACTTTAAAACTAAATATCTATAGCGTAAAAAACTCGTTGCCAGACCGATCAATTTTGAATGAGAATATCATTTTTAAAACTTCATCAACAGGTTGGCAAATAATTGATTTATTAAAATATAAATTGATATTCAATAACTTAGATAAAATTGCAATTACCTTACAACTGGTAGATTACAATCCTATTGATAATGAAGATTTTGTTTTTGGAATTTCTGCTAAAAAATCTCTATCGGAAAATTTAATATTCAAATATCAGAGCCAATCTCAATGGAAAAAAAGTGAAGGCACATTTCTTACCAATATAAATGTCGGTTATGAGAAGAAAGGACAAACAAATTTTGATTATAAAATAATTAATGAAGAGCCAACAGAAAATCATATTGAAAAAGAACTAATCAGTTTTTATAAAGGCAGAGAAGCAGGCATAAAAACAATATATGGAAGAAATACGAATGGAAGATATATTAAACTTGACCATGCCAAAATTTATTATGAAGAATATGGAAGCGGAGAACCACTCATTTTATTAGAAGGAAATAATGGAATAATTTCAGATTTTTATAATCAAATTCCATACTTCACAAAACAATTCAAGGTGATTGCAATAGACACGAGAGCACAAGGAAAAAGTCTTGATTTTGCAAAAAACAATTACGGATATGAGAAGTTAGCTGACGATTTGTTACAAATAATAAAGGAACTGAAATTGGGAAAAGTAAATATCGTGGGTTGGAGCGATGGTGGAATTACAGGTTTAATTTTCAATGCTAAAAATCATGATTTGGTAAATAAACTGGTTACAATTGGTGCGAATACAAATCCTCAAGGAGTGAAAGATGAATTAATGCAATCAATAAAGCAAGGTTATGAAAATTCCAAAGATGAAAAGGAAAAAAGAAGATTAAATTTAATGATCAATTATCCCAATATTACCATTGATGATTTAAAGAAGATTAAAAATCCTGTATTAATTCTTGCAGGTGACGATGATGATATAAAACAAGAACACACGGTGCAAATTGCAGAAATGATTGATAATGCAAAATTAGAAATAATTGAGAACAGCACCCATAATATTCCTTTCGAGCAACCTGGAATTCTAAATAAAAAGATATTGGATTTCTTGAAAAAATGA
- a CDS encoding metallophosphoesterase produces the protein MKKLTRRKFIKTGILATSGLILLDSFWFEKYVIDWNYFDISKSEKNKIRIIQISDLHFDQLRFFHKSIAKKINILKPDLIFITGDSVDKTEKIEHLNLFLKLIDNSIKKYAITGNWEYWGNVNLNELKSVYFQNNCELLINENRTISIRNRDISIIGIDDFIGGDADFVKATENLKSSATNIVLSHCPEHRDIITKQKGNINIDLVLSGHTHGGQITFLGIVPFKPQGSGRYLKGWYKDSEPKMYISKGIGTSILPIRFGARAEMVEMEI, from the coding sequence ATGAAAAAATTAACCAGAAGAAAATTTATAAAAACAGGAATATTAGCCACATCTGGATTAATTCTTTTAGACTCATTTTGGTTTGAAAAATATGTTATTGACTGGAATTATTTTGACATCTCAAAATCGGAAAAGAATAAAATAAGAATCATACAAATTTCGGATTTACATTTTGATCAATTAAGATTTTTCCACAAATCTATAGCGAAAAAAATAAATATACTGAAACCCGATTTAATATTTATCACTGGGGATTCTGTTGACAAAACAGAAAAAATAGAACATTTGAACTTATTCCTCAAATTAATTGATAATTCGATTAAAAAATATGCTATAACGGGAAATTGGGAATATTGGGGAAATGTTAATCTAAATGAACTTAAAAGTGTCTATTTTCAAAATAATTGCGAATTGTTAATAAATGAGAATAGAACTATATCAATAAGAAACCGTGATATATCAATAATTGGAATTGACGATTTTATTGGTGGCGATGCTGATTTCGTAAAAGCGACTGAAAATCTAAAAAGCTCTGCAACAAATATTGTTTTATCACACTGTCCTGAACATAGAGATATAATTACAAAACAAAAAGGAAATATAAATATTGATTTAGTTCTTTCTGGTCATACTCACGGAGGACAAATTACATTCTTAGGAATTGTTCCATTCAAACCTCAAGGAAGTGGAAGATATTTAAAAGGTTGGTATAAAGACTCGGAGCCAAAAATGTATATTTCAAAAGGAATTGGAACGAGTATTTTACCTATTAGATTTGGGGCAAGAGCCGAAATGGTAGAAATGGAAATATAA
- a CDS encoding toxin-antitoxin system YwqK family antitoxin, whose protein sequence is MKKIFFTLTFTMFCFLNMFSQNINMDDYEIYIGETLIGKSDFLKNAQNIPTDKSQKLEFKPITDGSKTAYFLNGNIFSKGEIKNHKENGQWEFWHSNGKKAREGEFIDGKPNGTHKYWYENGQLRGIGNWKNGIYDGPWEMYNENGKEKVIQNYKDGKLSE, encoded by the coding sequence ATGAAAAAAATATTTTTTACATTGACTTTTACAATGTTCTGTTTTTTAAATATGTTTTCTCAAAACATCAATATGGATGATTACGAAATTTATATTGGAGAAACATTGATCGGAAAATCAGATTTTTTAAAAAATGCTCAGAACATACCGACAGATAAATCTCAAAAACTTGAATTCAAACCTATAACCGACGGAAGTAAAACCGCATACTTCTTAAATGGTAATATATTTTCAAAAGGTGAAATTAAAAATCACAAAGAAAATGGACAGTGGGAATTTTGGCATTCTAACGGCAAAAAAGCACGTGAAGGAGAATTCATCGACGGTAAACCAAATGGAACTCATAAATACTGGTACGAAAACGGACAATTAAGAGGAATTGGAAATTGGAAAAATGGAATTTATGACGGACCATGGGAAATGTATAATGAGAATGGAAAGGAAAAAGTAATTCAGAATTACAAAGACGGAAAACTTAGTGAGTAG
- a CDS encoding DUF6843 domain-containing protein codes for MFKNKKFYISGILITIITVVLIGFAPGTIYYYLLPVVFLFIGLILIWISKTKIFHKILWTLFPIISIPFFLFIWKQLNTKSPEVFLIPQNFKGKVNIIYNLKCAPEIKENDGKIIYQIPNDGILLISNKLDDGFIDQKYFFVDDKGNKSEIPQMDNRDFNEEWTIEKNLNEPSRQKIGIFGWGTLGNYAESATTKKYYYQEFFVGSYTDRKVENFKKSQRFDSLMIKKAQDCENKYVR; via the coding sequence GTGTTTAAAAACAAAAAATTTTACATTTCAGGTATTTTAATAACAATAATAACTGTTGTGCTTATCGGATTTGCTCCAGGAACAATTTACTATTATTTACTACCTGTTGTATTTTTGTTTATCGGTTTAATATTAATTTGGATAAGCAAAACAAAAATTTTTCACAAAATATTGTGGACCCTTTTTCCAATAATTTCAATTCCATTTTTTCTTTTCATATGGAAGCAACTAAATACTAAATCTCCCGAAGTTTTTTTAATTCCGCAAAATTTTAAAGGAAAAGTAAACATTATTTACAATCTAAAATGCGCTCCAGAAATAAAAGAAAATGACGGAAAAATAATTTATCAAATACCAAACGACGGGATATTACTAATTTCAAATAAACTAGATGATGGATTCATTGATCAAAAGTATTTTTTTGTTGATGATAAAGGAAATAAATCTGAAATTCCTCAAATGGATAATAGAGATTTCAATGAGGAATGGACAATTGAAAAGAATCTAAACGAACCTTCAAGACAAAAAATTGGAATTTTTGGATGGGGAACGCTTGGTAATTATGCAGAATCGGCAACGACCAAAAAATATTATTACCAAGAATTTTTTGTAGGAAGTTATACTGATAGAAAAGTTGAAAATTTTAAAAAAAGTCAGCGTTTTGACTCATTAATGATAAAAAAAGCACAAGATTGTGAAAATAAATACGTCAGGTAA
- a CDS encoding GNAT family N-acetyltransferase — protein sequence MKFLLTNQETERLKFRQLEDSDFEKWLELFKDDHTTQLLGMAEYKSPQERCEKWFEWTFNRYENNLGGQNVLICKEDNKLIGQCGLLVREVEKDFELEVAYSILPNYRMKGFAIESAKKCRDYAFENNFHDRLISIIVQENINSKRVASRNGMKLNRQINYGSKLMDLFQINKEDWEQSNPV from the coding sequence ATGAAATTTCTTTTAACAAACCAAGAAACTGAAAGATTAAAATTTCGACAATTAGAAGATTCTGACTTTGAAAAGTGGTTGGAATTATTCAAGGATGATCATACCACACAATTACTCGGAATGGCAGAATACAAGTCGCCACAAGAACGTTGTGAAAAATGGTTCGAATGGACATTTAACCGGTATGAAAATAATCTCGGTGGGCAAAATGTATTAATTTGCAAAGAGGACAATAAATTAATTGGACAATGTGGACTTTTAGTAAGGGAAGTTGAAAAAGATTTTGAATTAGAAGTAGCATATTCTATTCTTCCTAATTACCGAATGAAAGGCTTTGCGATCGAAAGTGCAAAAAAATGCAGAGACTATGCTTTTGAAAACAATTTTCACGATAGATTGATTTCTATTATTGTTCAAGAAAATATAAATTCAAAAAGAGTTGCCTCAAGAAATGGAATGAAATTAAATCGCCAAATAAATTATGGAAGTAAATTAATGGATTTATTTCAGATTAATAAAGAAGATTGGGAACAAAGCAACCCCGTATAA
- a CDS encoding STM3941 family protein has product MNKIEIPLSKTKLFLGTFASILFVVCGILFSTKPEMFISLFFRSLEIIRIAGIAAIIFFSATGIYGIKKLLERKIGLTVDDDGILDNSNASSVGLIKWNDIIEIKTEKVASTKFLLIYISNPDYYVERVNGFKKKLLQGNNKIYGTPLSITSNTLKCNFNDLENLLTKKLIENQENMPNR; this is encoded by the coding sequence ATGAACAAAATTGAAATTCCATTAAGCAAAACGAAATTATTTCTTGGAACTTTTGCGTCTATTTTATTTGTAGTATGCGGAATTTTATTCTCTACTAAACCTGAAATGTTTATATCATTGTTTTTCAGAAGTCTGGAAATAATAAGAATCGCAGGTATCGCGGCTATTATTTTTTTCTCTGCAACAGGCATTTACGGAATTAAAAAATTATTAGAGAGAAAAATTGGATTAACAGTTGATGATGACGGAATTTTGGATAATTCAAATGCTTCAAGTGTTGGACTTATAAAATGGAATGATATCATCGAAATAAAAACAGAAAAAGTTGCTTCGACAAAATTTTTATTAATTTATATATCAAATCCTGACTATTATGTTGAAAGAGTAAATGGCTTTAAGAAAAAACTTTTACAGGGAAATAATAAAATATATGGAACACCATTATCTATAACTTCCAACACTTTAAAATGTAACTTTAATGACTTGGAAAACCTTTTGACAAAAAAATTAATAGAAAATCAAGAAAATATGCCGAACCGCTAA
- a CDS encoding coiled-coil domain-containing protein codes for MSILSRSEKQTSSFGILSNQKEIEYQQYEFSGRLSPGTVSETEHFKFEGEAKVLTYLNNWLNNLWNELTFAPELRKLKDLDEEIQKINEKFDNVPEDYFSKDEITKLNEKLENLENQFIDKLESEIKDKEALKDVLEELHKEIEKLKGQSKVLNKRNWFKSFGGKIFTWVSKEENRKFLKDTGEFIKPLLPDSIDKIL; via the coding sequence ATGTCTATTTTATCTCGCAGTGAAAAACAAACAAGTTCTTTCGGAATTCTTTCAAATCAAAAGGAAATTGAGTATCAGCAATATGAGTTTTCAGGAAGGTTAAGTCCTGGAACGGTTTCAGAAACGGAACATTTCAAATTTGAAGGTGAGGCTAAAGTTTTAACATATTTAAATAATTGGCTAAATAATCTATGGAATGAATTAACGTTCGCACCTGAACTGAGAAAATTGAAAGATCTTGATGAAGAAATTCAAAAAATAAATGAAAAATTCGATAATGTTCCTGAAGATTATTTTTCTAAGGATGAAATAACAAAACTCAATGAAAAATTAGAAAATTTAGAAAATCAATTCATTGATAAATTAGAAAGCGAAATTAAAGATAAGGAAGCATTAAAAGACGTTCTTGAAGAGTTACATAAAGAAATTGAAAAACTTAAAGGTCAATCAAAAGTTTTGAATAAACGAAATTGGTTCAAATCTTTTGGAGGAAAAATATTTACGTGGGTTTCAAAAGAAGAGAATAGAAAATTCTTAAAAGATACAGGTGAATTTATTAAACCATTATTACCTGATTCAATCGACAAAATATTATAG
- a CDS encoding DUF7832 domain-containing protein: MAKYDDASWHYGGEFPDELPTENGATHIGMFINWCIDNDLVSEFQLEENTKDIERVKQRNLTGAEFLIDNCDEKFTDEDLNDLGNEFAIDYFENATEFGKKFANYLDDYSEVFDQKAEKLGFEYETLYHIENTFEDYETLQPKIDKRFEEWKKYRNK, from the coding sequence ATGGCAAAATATGACGACGCATCGTGGCATTATGGAGGAGAATTTCCTGATGAATTACCAACAGAAAATGGAGCGACACATATTGGAATGTTTATAAATTGGTGTATAGATAATGATTTAGTATCTGAATTTCAACTTGAAGAAAACACTAAAGATATTGAAAGAGTAAAACAGCGAAACTTAACTGGTGCCGAATTTTTGATTGACAACTGCGATGAAAAATTCACTGATGAAGATTTAAATGATTTAGGAAATGAATTTGCCATAGATTATTTTGAAAATGCAACGGAATTTGGTAAAAAATTCGCTAATTATTTAGATGACTATTCTGAAGTTTTTGACCAAAAAGCAGAAAAATTAGGTTTTGAATATGAAACACTTTATCATATCGAAAATACATTTGAAGATTATGAAACTTTGCAACCTAAAATTGACAAACGTTTTGAAGAATGGAAAAAATATAGAAATAAATAA